A region from the Aegilops tauschii subsp. strangulata cultivar AL8/78 chromosome 5, Aet v6.0, whole genome shotgun sequence genome encodes:
- the LOC109775074 gene encoding uncharacterized protein isoform X1 translates to MTAAYGSRRAAVGPCKASGFSVAAPWLLRRTGEARQGEHGRGREPGCSRPLHGSSSPSGKILLQASPPDSISPPSVLQNEVNLLNPLAELEKQAQEEASRAVHQLILMSSAKTASTYNLAVKVLHRISLDLLSCFHDHTSNRGD, encoded by the exons ATGACGGCGGCGTACGGATCCAGGCGAGCGGCGGTAGGACCTTGCAAGGCGTCGGGGTTCTCCGTGGCGGCACCATGGTTGCTCCGCCGTACAGGGGAGGCACGGCAGGGCGAGCATGGCAGAGGCCGAGAACCAGGTTGTTCACGCCCCCTCCATGGCTCGTCGTCGCCCAGTGGCAAGATCCTGCTGCAGGCGAGCCCTCCAGACAGCATCTCTCCTCCCTCG GTGTTACAGAATGAAGTCAATCTCCTTAACCCGCTGGCTGAGCTAGAGAAGCAAGCACAAGAAGAAGCATCTCGTGCAGTCCATCAGCTCATCCT GATGTCAAGTGCCAAGACCGCTTCAACAT ATAATTTGGCTGTCAAAGTGCTACATCGCATCTCACTAGACCTATTGA GCTGCTTCCATGACCATACTTCAAATAGGGGAGATTAG
- the LOC109775074 gene encoding uncharacterized protein isoform X2 → MVPNCTYIHVVLQNEVNLLNPLAELEKQAQEEASRAVHQLILMSSAKTASTYNLAVKVLHRISLDLLSCFHDHTSNRGD, encoded by the exons ATGGTGCCGAACTGCACATACATACATGTG GTGTTACAGAATGAAGTCAATCTCCTTAACCCGCTGGCTGAGCTAGAGAAGCAAGCACAAGAAGAAGCATCTCGTGCAGTCCATCAGCTCATCCT GATGTCAAGTGCCAAGACCGCTTCAACAT ATAATTTGGCTGTCAAAGTGCTACATCGCATCTCACTAGACCTATTGA GCTGCTTCCATGACCATACTTCAAATAGGGGAGATTAG